The proteins below come from a single Aegilops tauschii subsp. strangulata cultivar AL8/78 chromosome 6, Aet v6.0, whole genome shotgun sequence genomic window:
- the LOC109748394 gene encoding tyrosine decarboxylase 1-like: protein MGSVAPEALLPLDPETFAAESREVVDFLDGYYRNVERYPVRSDVEPGRLRALLPKAAPKNGEPMDAILEDVQRHIVPGLTHWQSPNFFAYYPGNASTAGFAGEMLSAGLNVVPFTWAASPAATELEGIVVDWMAKLVGLPERFLFSGGGGGVLHGSTCEAVVCTLAAARDRALSRLDGHEGILRLVVYASDQSHSTFQKGARIVGIPPSNFRVIPTSVASGYGLTGDGVRDAVEADIASGLVPLYLCATVGTTGLGAVDSVRDLGEVARCYRMWLHVDAAYGGSALICPEFKDCFDGIEFADSVSMNPHKWFLTNMDCCCLWVASPAALTSALSSNPEYLNNVTEKSATEVVDYKDWQMALSRPFRAMKLWVVLRRYGAVGMRAYIRRHVDMARWFEQQLEGDERFEVVVPRRFSLVTFRLRPRHKGDDAAEALSRKVLMAINSSGRAFMTHFIVDNKFVIRMAVGGAMTEMRHVRDAWELVQEKTREVGIPLGVTKKHAL from the coding sequence ATGGGGAGCGTAGCACCTGAGGCTCTGTTGCCACTGGACCCCGAGACATTTGCTGCGGAGTCGCGCGAGGTGGTGGACTTCCTCGACGGCTACTACCGCAACGTCGAGAGGTACCCTGTCCGGTCCGACGTGGAGCCAGGGCGCCTCCGTGCGCTTCTTCCAAAGGCAGCGCCCAAGAACGGCGAGCCGATGGACGCGATACTGGAGGACGTGCAGCGGCACATCGTTCCGGGGCTGACACACTGGCAGAGCCCCAACTTCTTCGCGTACTACCCCGGCAATGCGAGCACGGCCGGGTTCGCCGGCGAGATGCTCTCCGCCGGGCTCAACGTTGTCCCGTTCACGTGGGCTGCCTCGCCGGCCGCGACCGAGCTCGAGGGCATCGTGGTGGACTGGATGGCAAAGCTGGTGGGCCTCCCCGAACGCTTCCTCTTctctggtggcggcggcggcgtgctacACGGGAGCACCTGCGAGGCCGTGGTGTGCACGCTGGCGGCTGCGCGCGATCGCGCGTTGAGCAGGCTCGATGGCCATGAGGGCATCCTGAGGCTGGTGGTCTATGCCTCGGACCAGAGCCACTCCACCTTTCAGAAGGGTGCGAGGATCGTGGGGATCCCGCCATCCAACTTCCGTGTCATTCCAACATCGGTGGCATCGGGCTACGGCCTCACCGGTGATGGTGTCCGCGACGCGGTGGAAGCCGACATTGCCAGCGGCCTTGTGCCGCTGTACCTGTGCGCCACCGTCGGCACGACTGGGCTCGGCGCGGTTGATTCGGTGCGCGACCTCGGGGAGGTGGCGCGATGTTACCGCATGTGGCTACATGTTGATGCCGCATACGGCGGTAGCGCGTTGATCTGCCCCGAGTTCAAGGACTGCTTTGATGGCATTGAGTTCGCGGACTCTGTGAGCATGAACCCGCACAAATGGTTCCTCACCAACATGGACTGTTGTTGTCTCTGGGTGGCGAGCCCAGCCGCGCTAACCTCCGCACTGTCTAGCAATCCAGAATATCTCAATAATGTCACCGAGAAAAGTGCAACAGAGGTGGTCGACTACAAGGACTGGCAGATGGCACTGTCACGCCCTTTCCGCGCCATGAAGCTGTGGGTGGTCTTGCGCCGCTACGGCGCGGTGGGCATGCGGGCATACATACGGAGGCACGTCGACATGGCCAGGTGGTTTGAGCAGCAGCTGGAGGGCGACGAGAGGTTCGAGGTGGTGGTGCCGAGGAGATTCTCCCTCGTCACCTTCCGCCTCCGCCCAAGGCACAAGGGTgacgatgccgcggaggccttgAGCCGCAAGGTACTCATGGCCATAAACTCTAGTGGCCGGGCCTTCATGACGCACTTTATCGTGGATAACAAGTTCGTTATCCGCATGGCTGTGGGCGGGGCCATGACGGAGATGCGCCATGTCCGGGACGCATGGGAGCTTGTCCAGGAGAAGACCAGGGAAGTAGGTATCCCTCTCGGTGTTACTAAGAAACATGCCCTATAG